The Mytilus galloprovincialis chromosome 7, xbMytGall1.hap1.1, whole genome shotgun sequence genome has a window encoding:
- the LOC143083837 gene encoding testis-expressed protein 52-like, which yields MSANVIMPTIEERESLMREKNPKYTGFTPRPTEKLASRRKPKSMLDIECSHYLRTDHEQFVHGHPHMGYKLWLEAGKHAPPFPLNSDSNFNSNVWRNFRKEYGFHNTAEGRKIGDIIATMYPLNIPAPSRVGAHTFDKYLRESKVFRNEKFEALAINRTRADVKDFKRLRVKSDARNPPLDELGNILPPENFKKYEHRFIPPPPAPPTPPPANQKIDSLGQKYVPRSEPLLWKLSYKLNHPSYDKVNEGIKKRRALEEMARQNHPDGSPLPQTFPSPIPQNL from the exons ATGTCAGCTAATGTCATAATGCCGACCATTGAGGAGAGGGAATCtttaatgagagaaaaaaatccaaaatacaCAGGATTTACACCAAGACCAACAGAAAAACTTGCTTCAAGGAGAAAACCTAAATCTATGCTTGACATTGAATGTAGTCACTATCTTAGGACAGACCATGAACAATTTGTACATGGTCATCCTCATATGGGATATAAACTGTGGTTGGAAGCAGGGAAGCATGCACCACCATTTCCGTTAAATTCAGACTCAAATTTCAACAGTAATGTGTGGAGAAATTTTAGAAAGGAATATGGGTTTCATAATACTGCTGAAGGAAGAAAAATTGGTGATATAATAGCGACAATGTACCCATTGAACATTCCTGCTCCATCAAGAGTTGGTGCTcatacatttgataaatatttacggGAGTCAAAAGTATTCAGAAATGAAAAGTTTGAGGCACTGGCAATTAATAGGACAAGAGCAGATGTAAAAGATTTCAAACGTTTACGAGTAAAAAGTGATGCTCGAAATCCACCACTAGATGAGTTAG gCAATATATTACCACCAGAAAATTTCAAGAAGTATGAACACAGATTTATACCACCACCACCGGCACCACCAACACCTCCACCTGCCAACCAGAAAATAGATTCATTAGGACAGAAATATGTTCCACGTTCAGAACCATTGCTATGGAAACTGTCTTACAAACTTAATCATCCAAGTTACGATAAAGTGAATGAAGGAATAAAGAAACGACGTGCATTGGAAGAAATGGCGAGACAGAATCACCCTGATGGCTCACCTTTACCACAAACATTCCCGTCCCCGATTCCTCAAAATTTATAA